In Primulina eburnea isolate SZY01 chromosome 5, ASM2296580v1, whole genome shotgun sequence, a single window of DNA contains:
- the LOC140832146 gene encoding soluble inorganic pyrophosphatase PPA1-like, translating to MADNDGSPVAPHRRAPRLNERILSSLSRRSVAAHPWHDLEIGRGAPEIINVVIEIPKGSKVKYELDKKTGLIKVDRILYSSVVYPHNYGFIPRTLCEDNDPMDVLVLMQEPVVPGCFLRARAIGLMPMIDQGEKDDKIIAVCADDPEYRHYTDISQLAPHRLTEIRRFFEDYKKNEHKEVAVDEFLPSETAKDAIQHSMDLYAEYILQTLRK from the exons ATGGCCGACAATGATGGATCTCCAGTAGCACCTCACAGGCGGGCTCCTCGTTTAAATGAGAGAATCCTTTCATCTTTGTCAAGGAGATCAGTTGCAGCTCATCCTTGGCATGACCTTGAGATCG GCCGTGGAGCACCTGAAATTATTAATGTT GTGATCGAGATACCCAAAGGAAGTAAAGTGAAATATGAACTTGACAAAAAAACTGGTCTGATCAAG GTTGATCGTATATTGTATTCATCAGTGGTCTATCCTCACAATTACGGTTTCATTCCACGAACACTATGTGAAGATAATGACCCTATGGACGTTCTAGTCCTAATGCAG GAGCCTGTCGTCCCAGGCTGTTTTCTCAGGGCCAGAGCTATTGGACTGATGCCTATGATTGACCAG GGAGAGAAGGATGATAAAATAATTGCGGTATGTGCTGACGATCCAGAGTATCGCCACTACACGGATATCAGTCAGCTGGCACCTCATAGGCTAACTGAAATCCGGCGCTTCTTTGAAGACT ACAAGAAGAATGAACACAAAGAAGTAGCAGTGGACGAGTTTTTGCCTTCCGAAACTGCCAAGGATGCCATTCAACACTCCAT GGACCTTTATGCTGAGTACATCTTGCAGACCTTAAGGAAATAA
- the LOC140831860 gene encoding uncharacterized protein — MCSFRQGSFTFRYLGIPLAAARLRESDYSVLVNANSKKITAWPRHTLSYAGKLELILSMVQGMKCYWLSVLPITCGVIGKINSVCRRFMWTSKNPPIAWSKICSPIEDGGLGIRDLRAWNKALLTKILWNIHIKKDTLWVRWVHHYYWNDVIDWRWRKDDIVLIKKLVEIRDELLAREGCWDTVVARLSIWFGTTKGFSEAYRSFLPGAGRWPWKPFLWRPHILPKHCFVLWIFVHEKCLTKDRQPYILDKSCGLCGTVNEIAQHVFFECTASTQLWVRLWQWLEVQCMVRSMTGLLRLLRRRFRGTTMRARRCHSGIAGLVYHIWSARNMALFDGERPDVEAIFRKILIHVHRTLAAG; from the coding sequence ATGTGTAGCTTTCGTCAGGGTTCTTTCACTTTTCGTTACTTGGGTATTCCTTTGGCTGCGGCGAGGTTGAGAGAGTCAGATTATAGTGTCTTGGTCAATGCTAACTCCAAAAAGATCACAGCGTGGCCGAGACACACTCTATCTTATGCGGGGAAGTTGGAGTTGATTCTTTCGATGGTCCAAGGTATGAAGTGCTATTGGCTTTCGGTCTTGCCTATCACATGTGGGGTGATTGGCAAGATTAATTCGGTTTGTAGGAGATTTATGTGGACGAGCAAGAATCCTCCTATTGCATGGAGTAAGATTTGCTCGCCAATTGAGGATGGGGGTTTGGGTATTCGAGATCTTAGAGCTTGGAACAAGGCGCTTCTCACTAAGATCCTGTGGAATATTCACATTAAGAAGGATACATTGTGGGTTCGGTGGGTGCATCATTATTACTGGAATGATGTCATTGATTGGAGGTGGAGGAAGGATGATATTGTTCTCATTAAGAAGCTCGTGGAGATCCGAGATGAGCTTTTGGCTCGTGAGGGGTGTTGGGATACGGTGGTGGCTAGATTGTCGATTTGGTTTGGTACGACGAAGGGTTTTTCGGAAGCCTACAGGAGTTTCTTACCAGGGGCAGGTAGATGGCCGTGGAAACCATTTTTATGGAGACCACATATCTTACCTAAACACTGTTTCGTCCTTTGGATTTTTGTTCATGAGAAGTGCTTGACAAAGGACAGACAGCCCTATATCCTAGACAAGTCTTGTGGTCTTTGTGGTACTGTAAATGAAATTGCACAACATGTTTTCTTTGAGTGTACAGCTTCTACACAGCTTTGGGTTAGATTGTGGCAGTGGTTGGAAGTTCAGTGTATGGTGCGTTCTATGACAGGTTTACTTCGTCTTCTCCGCAGGAGATTCAGAGGTACTACCATGCGTGCACGGAGGTGCCACTCGGGGATAGCTGGATTGGTTTATCACATTTGGAGTGCTCGTAACATGGCACTTTTTGACGGTGAGAGGCCGGATGTGGAAGCTATCTTTCGGAAGATTTTGATTCATGTTCATCGAACGCTGGCTGCTGGATGA
- the LOC140832143 gene encoding B3 domain-containing protein Os03g0120900 has protein sequence MNFMSGRPGFSEEHQITGSRGMPSSSSSTLQHFTYHHHHQEGGGAGAGAAQHSPSTNGHDAAQEDHQMRGVEGMSTASHVLIEREHMFDKVVTPSDVGKLNRLVIPKQHAEKYFPLDSSTNEKGLLLNFEDRNGKPWRFRYSYWNSSQSYVMTKGWSRFVKEKKLDAGDIVSFQRGMGELGKDRLFIDWRRRPDAPEFPSPIPTLPIAHQFSFHRSIHPWNPLFMQPPPSRDYSHFLQANASMAAHNQSHNQFQHHYQSGQIPYSYNTTVVNGNPCPPGSILYLRSSSGAVGGGGGGGASAGVGLFAPQQVGMMQTQRRSGVEQMVFESVPVVQGKASAKRLRLFGVNMDCPVSDSDECDMVSHSTLPREQLTHPTFDSSSSSSPPIPSLLQLRPYNQNEDKGKGSMSLDLDI, from the coding sequence ATGAATTTCATGTCAGGCAGGCCAGGGTTTTCTGAAGAGCATCAAATAACGGGGTCTAGAGGTATGCCTTCTTCGTCGTCCTCTACTCTTCAACATTTTACCTATCACCACCACCACCAAGAAGGCGGCGGAGCAGGAGCAGGAGCAGCCCAACACTCGCCCAGCACCAATGGCCACGATGCTGCACAAGAGGATCATCAGATGCGAGGAGTAGAAGGCATGAGCACTGCATCTCATGTGCTGATCGAGAGAGAGCACATGTTCGACAAAGTTGTCACGCCTAGCGATGTCGGCAAGCTAAATCGATTAGTGATACCCAAGCAGCACGCCGAGAAGTATTTCCCTCTGGATTCTTCGACAAACGAGAAGGGGCTTCTGTTGAATTTCGAGGATAGGAACGGTAAGCCGTGGCGATTCAGGTACTCCTACTGGAACAGCAGCCAGAGTTACGTGATGACCAAAGGGTGGAGCCGTTTTGTGAAGGAGAAGAAGCTAGACGCCGGGGATATTGTCTCATTCCAGAGAGGAATGGGTGAATTGGGAAAGGATCGGCTCTTCATAGATTGGAGGCGCCGCCCAGATGCACCCGAGTTTCCCAGTCCAATTCCCACACTTCCAATTGCCCACCAATTCTCTTTCCACAGGTCTATTCATCCATGGAATCCCCTCTTCATGCAGCCACCACCGTCCAGAGATTATTCACACTTTCTACAAGCAAACGCCTCCATGGCAGCACACAATCAGTCTCATAATCAGTTTCAGCATCATTACCAATCTGGACAAATCCCTTATTCCTACAATACCACAGTCGTCAATGGAAACCCTTGTCCACCTGGGTCCATACTGTATCTGAGATCATCTTCAGGAGCTgttggaggaggaggaggaggaggagcaTCAGCTGGAGTTGGCCTTTTCGCCCCACAACAGGTGGGAATGATGCAAACCCAAAGGAGAAGTGGGGTTGAGCAAATGGTATTTGAATCGGTTCCTGTGGTCCAAGGCAAGGCTTCAGCAAAGAGACTGAGGCTTTTCGGCGTGAACATGGATTGTCCCGTTTCAGATTCAGATGAATGTGATATGGTGTCCCATTCAACACTGCCACGGGAGCAGTTGACACATCCCACCTTCGAttcatcttcttcttcatctCCACCAATCCCGTCTCTCCTCCAGTTAAGGCCTTACAATCAGAACGAAGACAAGGGCAAGGGTTCAATGTCACTGGACTTGGACATCTAA
- the LOC140832144 gene encoding mitochondrial import inner membrane translocase subunit Tim13-like, protein MDPFSSSSSAGSSSKFSPDDLMDQLKTQLAQAYAEEFLETVRGKCFDKCITKPGSSLSGSEGSCISRCVERYIEATGIVSRALFNQPR, encoded by the exons ATGGACCCATTCTCTTCTTCATCGTCAGCTGGATCATCTTCCAAATTCTCGCCGGATGATTTGATGGATCAGCTGAAAACTCAGCTGGCCCAGGCTTATGCGGAAGAATTTCTTGAG ACTGTGCGAGGGAAGTGCTTTGATAAGTGCATCACTAAACCCGGTAGTAGTCTCAGTGGTAGTGAAGGCAGTTGCATCTCCAGGTGTGTGGAACGCTATATCGAGGCCACTGGCATTGTTAGCAGAGCCCTCTTTAACCAACCTCGCTGA
- the LOC140831859 gene encoding secreted RxLR effector protein 78-like, which translates to MLKHYARKRTFPRCIMKIHLQKAYDTVHWEFFRDALRLLNFPPMFISWIMECVCTTSFSISFNGQLHGFFKGARGLRQGDPLYPFLFVICMEILSRSLLWVSRSPDFNFHPRCALLHITYLVYADDLLILSRSDVMSVRIFLECVDSFGRMAGLRANVLKSNIYMAGG; encoded by the coding sequence ATGCTGAAACATTATGCTAGGAAGCGCACTTTTCCTAGATGCATTATGAAGATTCATTTGCAGAAAGCCTATGACACAGTCCACTGGGAGTTCTTTCGTGATGCCCTTCGGCTCTTGAACTTCCCTCCCATGTTTATTTCATGGATCATGGAGTGTGTTTGTACTACATCATTCTCAATCTCCTTTAACGGCCAACTTCATGGGTTCTTTAAAGGCGCTAGAGGATTGAGGCAGGGGGACCCTTTATATCCTTTTCTATTTGTCATTTGTATGGAGATTCTTTCAAGGTCTCTTCTTTGGGTCTCTCGATCGCCGGATTTCAATTTCCATCCCAGGTGCGCTCTCTTGCATATTACTTATCTGGTTTATGCCGATGACTTATTGATTCTGTCTCGGAGTGATGTGATGAGTGTGAGGATTTTTTTGGAGTGTGTGGATAGTTTTGGAAGGATGGCTGGCTTGAGGGCCAATGTGTTGAAATCTAATATCTATATGGCGGGGGGTTAA
- the LOC140832147 gene encoding uncharacterized protein, which yields MALVSSFLMNFQSPTIVDLFFELMEFMSPIWIALVVGVFVGWAWKPKWVNQNIKLVDSTSNKEEPKPDDSLSTSRSETVFPQFYASMPSLSSLKLQLPSYISRLPDSGLEKGNSSLPSVSSHNLSSSKLENGKSSIMNWDDFKHFHNLVEEKDGGPAWIQMMDRSTLSMSYQAWRRDPENGPPQYRSRTIYEDATPEMLRDFFWDDEFRSKWDDMLIHYETLDECPTTGTMHVQWVRKFPFFCSDREYIIGRRIWQSGNAYYCVTKGVPSSSVPRRSKPRRVDLYYSSWCIRAAESKRDGRTTACEILLFHHEDMGIPWEIAKLGVRQGMWGAVKKIEPGLRAYQKHRASGATLSRSALMAQVITKVCVDSLESLENGSDSSSIVEPHYSKGGKHSRGGIAKMLVIGGAIALACSFDGGLLTKAVIFGAARRFANVGRRL from the exons ATGGCGTTGGTTTCTTCTTTtcttatgaattttcagagtccCACAATTGTGGATCTGTTCTTTGAGCTGATGGAGTTCATGTCGCCCATCTGGATAGCTCTGGTCGTTGGAGTTTTTGTGGGTTGGGCATGGAAGCCTAAATGGGTTAATCAGAACATCAAACTTGTTGATTCTACTTCAAATAAGGAAGAGCCAAAGCCAGATGATTCATTATCTACGTCAAGATCGGAAACGGTGTTTCCACAATTCTACGCTTCTATGCCAAGCTTGAGCTCATTGAAACTGCAATTACCCAGTTACATTTCTAGGTTACCTGATTCTGGTCTTGAGAAGGGAAACTCTTCATTGCCTTCGGTTTCAAGTCATAATTTAAG TTCGTCGAAGTTGGAGAATGGCAAATCAAGCATTATGAATTGGGATGattttaaacattttcataatttgGTCGAAGAAAAAGATGGGGGCCCTGCTTGGATCCAGATGATGGATAGGTCAACGCTCAGTATGAGCTACCAGGCTTGGAGAAGAGATCCCGAG aaTGGACCTCCGCAATATCGTAGCCGAACTATTTATGAAGATGCCACACCTGAGATGTTGAGGGATTTCTTCTGGGATGATGAGTTTAGGTCGAAATgggatgatatgttaatacacTACGAAACTTTGGATGAATGCCCCACCACAGGGACGATGCATGTTCAATGGGTGCGCAAG TTTCCCTTCTTTTGTAGCGACAGAGAATACATCATAGGTCGTCGAATTTGGCAATCTGGAAATGCTTATTATTGTGTAACAAAG GGAGTGCCATCCTCCTCCGTGCCCCGTCGCAGTAAACCAAGGCGTGTAGATTTATATTATTCTAGTTGGTGCATCCGCGCAG CTGAGTCAAAGAGAGATGGTCGAACAACTGCTTGTGAGATTCTCCTGTTCCATCACGAAGACATGGGTATTCCTTGGGAGATTGCAAAACTAGGTGTGCGTCAAGGCATGTGGGGTGCTGTCAAGAAAATCGAGCCTGGGTTGCGTGCGTACCAGAAGCACAGGGCGTCTGGAGCAACTCTCTCTCGCAGCGCTTTAATGGCTCAAGTAATCACTAAAGTTTGTGTCGACTCATTAGAATCCCTAGAGAATGGTTCCGACAGTTCATCAATTGTCGAGCCTCATTATTCAAAGGGGGGCAAGCATTCGAGAGGTGGGATAGCGAAGATGTTAGTCATTGGAGGGGCCATTGCGCTAGCTTGTTCTTTCGATGGAGGGCTCTTGACCAAGGCTGTTATATTTGGAGCTGCAAGAAGATTTGCCAACGTGGGTAGGAGGTTGTAA
- the LOC140832148 gene encoding granule-bound starch synthase 1, chloroplastic/amyloplastic-like, protein MCFIVQSEVLGMAAVTASHFVSHINGGATSVDTKTNLAQIGLRNQTVTHSGLRSVNKIDISGKVTTSKLSRCTVNKTEKDKPSGTIICGVGMSVVLLSTEVAPWCKTGGLGDVLGGLPPALAALGHRVMTICPRYDQYKDAWDTNVLVEITVGNRVETVRFFHCYKRGVDRVFVDHPWFLEKVWGKTKSKLYGPNAGTDYEDNQLRFSLLCQAAIEATRVLSLNSSKYFSGPYGEDVVFIANDWHTALLPCYLKSMYQSRGLYTNAKVVYCIHNIAYQGRFKFSDFSLLNLPDQFKSSFDFMDGYDKPVKGRKLNWMKAGILEANRLVTVSPYYGQELISGPAKGVECDKFIRAVDICGITNGMDIQEWNPATDKYISYHYNITSVMDAKPLIKEALQAEVGLPIDRNIPVLGFIGRLEEQKGSDILVAAISRFIGKDVQIIILGTGKKKFEQQIQQLEELYPEKARGVAKFNVPLAHMITAGADFMLIPSRFEPCGLIQLHAMRYGTIPICSSTGGLVDTVKEGYTGFQMGDFNIECETVDPADVLKIATAVERALMVYGTLAFTEMIKNCMSQDFSWKGPAKKWESLLLSLGVSGGESDVDGEEIAPLAKENVPTP, encoded by the exons ATGTGTTTTATTGTTCAGAGTGAGGTGTTGGGGATGGCAGCTGTGACGGCTTCGCACTTTGTGTCACATATAAATGGAGGAGCCACTTCTGTTGATACCAAAACAAACCTGGCCCAGATAGGCCTGAGGAACCAAACTGTGACTCACAGTGGGTTGAGATCAGTAAACAAGATTGATATCAGTGGGAAAGTCACTACTTCGAAACTATCCAGATGCACTGTAAACAAAACTGAGAAGGACAAGCCATCAGGAACAATTATCTGTGGAGTGGGTATGTCTGTGGTTTTGCTGTCGACTGAGGTTGCTCCGTGGTGTAAAACTGGCGGGCTCGGTGATGTTTTGGGAGGGTTGCCTCCAGCTTTGGCG GCACTTGGACATAGAGTGATGACAATTTGTCCACGTTATGATCAGTATAAAGACGCTTGGGACACTAATGTGCTTGTTGAG ATAACAGTTGGAAACAGAGTTGAGACCGTCAGATTTTTCCACTGCTACAAACGTGGAGTTGATCGTGTTTTTGTTGATCATCCTTGGTTCTTGGAGAAG GTTTGGGGAAAAACAAAGTCAAAGCTTTATGGCCCAAATGCTGGAACAGATTATGAAGACAATCAACTTCGATTCAGTTTATTGTGCCAA GCTGCTATAGAGGCTACTAGAGTCTTGAGTTTGAATAGCAGCAAATATTTCTCAGGACCATATG gagAGGATGTTGTTTTCATTGCCAATGACTGGCACACTGCTTTGCTTCCATGCTACCTAAAGAGTATGTATCAATCCAGAGGACTATACACGAACGCCAAG GTTGTTTACTGCATCCACAACATTGCCTATCAAGGAAGATTTAAATTCTCAGATTTCTCGCTTCTCAATCTTCCCGATCAATTCAAAAGTTCCTTCGATTTCATGGACGG GTATGATAAACCTGTGAAGGGAAGGAAATTAAACTGGATGAAGGCTGGAATTTTAGAAGCAAACAGACTTGTGACTGTCAGCCCATACTATGGCCAAGAACTTATTTCTGGGCCTGCAAAAGGTGTAGAATGTGACAAGTTTATACGCGCTGTTGACATATGTGGCATCACAAATGGCATGGATATTCAAGAGTGGAATCCCGCCACCGATAAATACATTAGTTATCACTACAACATCACTTCT GTTATGGATGCCAAGCCATTAATAAAGGAAGCTCTTCAAGCTGAAGTTGGGTTGCCTATAGACAGGAATATCCCTGTACTTGGATTTATTGGCAGACTCGAGGAGCAAAAAGGCTCAGATATTCTTGTCGCTGCAATTTCTAGGTTCATAGGAAAGGATGTTCAAATAATAATCCTG GGAACTGGCAAGAAAAAGTTTGAGCAACAGATTCAACAACTCGAAGAGTTGTACCCTGAAAAAGCTAGGGGAGTGGCCAAATTCAATGTTCCCTTGGCTCACATGATAACTGCTGGAGCAGATTTTATGTTGATTCCAAGTAGATTTGAGCCTTGTGGTCTGATTCAGTTACATGCCATGCGATATGGAACT ATACCAATCTGTTCATCGACTGGTGGTCTAGTTGACACAGTGAAAGAAGGATATACAGGTTTCCAAATGGGAGATTTCAACATTGAG TGTGAAACTGTAGACCCAGCCGATGTGCTGAAGATAGCAACAGCTGTTGAAAGAGCTCTCATGGTCTACGGAACCCTAGCATTCACGGAAATGATAAAAAACTGCATGTCACAAGATTTCTCCTGGAAG GGACCTGCTAAGAAGTGGGAGTCGTTGCTACTAAGTTTGGGTGTTTCCGGTGGTGAGTCCGATGTTGACGGGGAGGAAATTGCTCCACTCGCGAAGGAAAATGTTCCGACACCTTGA